In the Parasteatoda tepidariorum isolate YZ-2023 chromosome 3, CAS_Ptep_4.0, whole genome shotgun sequence genome, one interval contains:
- the LOC107436454 gene encoding kunitz-type serine protease inhibitor A-like has translation MYMLILLSLVIGALADECPSNSHFNDCGSACPITCENYKNPPTFCIRICVDGCHCDEDEGYVKTKDGRCVLPEDCGPNDSDANNCLAQPDAGLCRGSFESYYYDPKKGDCFQFIYGGCGGNSNRYSTYDECKSACAA, from the exons ATGTATATGCTAATCCTGCTGAGTTTGGTAATTGGGGCTTTAGCCGATG AGTGTCCTTCAAATTCTCACTTTAACGATTGTGGAAGCGCTTGCCCAATTACGTGTGAGAACTACAAGAACCCTCCAACCTTTTGCATTCGAATATGTGTAGATGGTTGCCATTGTGACGAAGATGAGGGATACGTTAAAACAAAAGATGGACGATGTGTTTTACCAGAAGATTGTGGACCAAAtg attCAGATGCAAATAATTGTTTGGCTCAGCCTGATGCAGGACTTTGTCGAGGAAGTTTCGAATCCTATTACTACGATCCAAAGAAAGGTGATTGCTTTCAGTTTATCTATGGAGGATGTGGAGGTAATAGTAACAGGTATTCTACGTACGACGAATGTAAAAGCGCATGTGCAG